The Panthera leo isolate Ple1 chromosome D1, P.leo_Ple1_pat1.1, whole genome shotgun sequence region CGGAGACAAGCAAGATAGGAAAGGTACACGTTAGAAACTTTATTCTCCGGAGGCTGGGGCAGATTGAGAGCAGGTTGGGGTCACCCCTTCTCCGGCTCCTCCAGGATCCCCTCCCGCTTGCTCTGCTGTAACGCATGCTTTTGACTCTGGACTGACTGCCTCTTGTTTGAACGAGAGCCCCGACGGCTGCACAGGGATAGCCGCCGCCACAGCACGGTGATCAGAAGGCTTTCGTTCGACTTGAGAGTCTTTTGGTCCGGCGAGTCCATATCGACCTCTTCGGTGCCTGCGGGGATGACGAGGCCACTGAGCTCTGCTCTACCCTCCCCGGTCCAACCTCCCGGGGAATCCCCTTCGGCGCAGCCCCTTCTCCCGCTCCCTGGGTCCCGCTAGTGTGTCTTGGGTCTCACCTTCGACTTCCTCCGAATCAGCCTCCTTAGCCTGCTCATCGGAGGTCTGAAAGTCCTTGTCTTGGCAGCAGCCCATGGTCCCGAGCGGCCCCGAACTCCGTGCCACCCACGCCAGCCCACCGGGCTCCGCACCTGGCTTTTGTGACATCAGCTATCCCGCTGCACCAGCGCTGGGAGCAGCCAGTCCTCTTTCCATTCTCCCATCACAAAAGGCTCAGGGTCATGGTGGGTGTTAAACTGTTTATTTACAAAGTTTATTTACAAAGTGAGCACAGGCTCTTCAGGTGCTGGTGGATCCAGGCCGCTGCTTTTTTCTCCGTCTGGTTTGGAGAGCCCCTTGGGTCTGCTCCAAATCAGGGAGCTTCCGCTTGGCGGCTGCCTCCAAGGAGGCCCAAAGTtcatctgtctctgtgtcttctaGGGCCGCCTTTTTGGGCTCTTGAGGCTCTTGGGGCTGATCCTGGTGAGTGGGAGAAAACTTAGGAATCAGGGGCACAGTAACAGAGGCCCGGGGAAGGAGGATCTAGTTGGGAAAGCACTTTCATTTCCTGCTCCCGGACACTATTCCCATCCATGCTCCTATGTGGCCCTTTGCAGTAGCCCTGCCAGGATTGTAACTGTTAACCCCCCTCAGAGAACTTAAGTAACTTGGCTGACAGGCAGACAGTTCTGGCTGTGTTccagctgtttcttttttctctccatggGGAAGTGCTCACATCTGTGCCCTTGCTCCCACATTCCAAGACCCAGCTGCTTACCTCCCAGTCATCCCTGCCTGACAGGAGGAGGCAGTTCAGTTGAGACTTGAGATAAACCTGCAAAACAAGAGGGGCCATAAGGAGCTAGGGACACTGAAACGGAAACGTGGCTTGGGGCACACAAGGCAGCCAGCTCTCACCTTATGCTCTAGACCCCGTGGATTCCGGATCCTGTGCACCCTCAAGACTCTGTCCAAGCCACAGGAGGCTAGTAGGGGCTTTGAAGGGTGGCACTGTAATCCTCGGACACTGCCTGCCAGCCCCTTCAGACAGCCCAGTAGgcgccctggaggaggaggggaggcatcAGCACTAGCCGGCCAGCCAACAACCATTGTTTACCGTTTCAAGTCGCTTTATGTTTCAATATTTATACCTCAACATAAGGTGGGGACAGGAGTTGTcattaatatctccattttacaggtgaaggaGCTAATGTCACAGAGAACTGAAGTAATTTGTCCGAGACCCTACAGCTTCTGgtgaaccaggatttgaacccaggcaatcgGCACCTGAATGAGGGCTCCA contains the following coding sequences:
- the LOC122199701 gene encoding testis-expressed protein 54-like, whose amino-acid sequence is MGCCQDKDFQTSDEQAKEADSEEVEGTEEVDMDSPDQKTLKSNESLLITVLWRRLSLCSRRGSRSNKRQSVQSQKHALQQSKREGILEEPEKG